The DNA sequence AGTGAACATCACTGTATAGTCGATAGCTCCTGGTTCATTTTGGTCCCACCCACCAAATTGTGGCACAGACATCACAGGAGGTCTAATCTGCGCAATGATAATTGATAATAGTATTAGTTAATACCTTAATTGTTGCAGAGTTTGTATAGAGGGATAATTGGAAGAACTTTCATCTTGAAGTTGTATTGGTTAATATACTCATGATGATTAATGCACACTAACCATTTCAAAATGTGATTTATTGAATAATCATTCTGAAACCAGTAGTAACTTATGAAACACCCAAATGGACATTAAACAATTATGAGGAACCTTTGAATTTTCAACTTGAAAAAAGAATGATGCTTATTAACAAATAGAACTACAATTATAACTATATATAGCATCGTgaatttccttttcttattccatatacttttttattgatTCCTGCCATGGTTGAAGACTATTGCGGAACAAATCATTTTGACTACTCTAAaggtaaaaaatttatttttccttctatcttttatgtaaattttaagCTTAGAATTACCTCCTGTCGTTCCATGGACAAATGGAGAGGTGAGGGACCTTGGGAATATGGAGCTGCGACTACTATGCAAATTAAGATGTTTATTACTGATtcttcttcaaaatataatGGGAGGGTGTCTGGATGTTCTAGTCATGGGGTATTTTAACTATGAGAaactaagataaaattaaagtttttgttATGCGTAGTACTCAAAATATCCTAGCTTCAAGGAGTGGATCAACAGAATTAACGTGTTTGTAGATATGAAATCTTGTTTTTAGAGCAAAAGTAGGACAAATAAATGTGGTTGTCCACTTACTACTTTTCTTCTGTTATGAGCGTGTGCAAATTAGAACATGTTCTCCAAGTTTAAGGAAAATATGATGGCTATTCTAAAACAGAAaagatatttataaataacttttCACTGAAGAAATGTAAGTTCACAAAAATAAAACCCAACATAACTTGCCAAGCTAATTTCTGGTACGCGCCACTTTTAGGTAGGTCAAAATTTTTCTCTTGTTGCTTTCTGCATAAGGttctatttactattttttttcctattcatttactttagaaaaatatatttattttgaaaaatgttgcttatttatctattttcatttttaaatgtttgtGTCCCATAAATTATTTTGACTTGTGTTGGgttcttaataaataaatgtaatatatgtggttagttcaagaaaaattgaatttaaattctttatataaaattttaaagttcaactcatatggataaaaaaaataattaaaataaaaaattatattaaatattattattcaataaaaattaatcgataataaaattattaaataataatatttcgtGTACCAGTAACAtagtaataagaaaataatatattcgtGAAGTGAGATAAATAACCTAATTAAACttatattcattttcatttatccTCAAATTTATACCTAAAGAATAACTTCACTTCCCACCATGGATATTACTCTTCGAGTACCCATCAAATACAAATCAATTTTTCATCCTATGCGAGTTGTTTGTGaagataatatttatatttcaataCCTATTGTTTACCAATacaattaaactaaatataatgCAAGGCCCatcattaaattagttttaataattaatatgatttttttagtaatctaaaattataaatgaaaccaaattaaaaatcaagagtttactttttatatactatgaatataaaaaattttatattattaactaattaaaaattactattaattaatttttatactataaTATAATTGTTCTATATACTGTTAATGCAAAGATTATTTAGTctaaaattaaatcttaaatttaaactatttttatttttatatttttgttgtgaaGGTTCTTAAACGAGTGGATATCTTCAACGCCACTATAAATAAACCGAGCCCAAGCCAAACAAAAATCTAAGTCAACAGTAAGGTTACTTATTCAGTAGTTCTTCTCTCTCGAATTTTCACTCACTTTCTGTGCATCAATGGCGGCGATAAGTCTCCGGAAGGGGAACACGCGGCTTCCGCCGGAGGTGAACCGCGTGCTGTACGTTCGGAACCTTCCCTTCAACATCACCAGCGAGGAGATGTACGACATCTTTGGCAAATACGGCGCCATTCGCCAGATCCGCATCGGCACCAACAAGGACACTCGCGGAACCGCTTTCGTCGTCTACGAGGACATCTACGACGCCAAAACCGCCGTCGACCACCTCTCCGGCTTCAACGTCGCCAACCGCTACCTCATCGTTCTCTATTATCAACAAGCGAAGAT is a window from the Glycine max cultivar Williams 82 chromosome 2, Glycine_max_v4.0, whole genome shotgun sequence genome containing:
- the LOC100802877 gene encoding splicing factor 3B subunit 6-like protein, yielding MAAISLRKGNTRLPPEVNRVLYVRNLPFNITSEEMYDIFGKYGAIRQIRIGTNKDTRGTAFVVYEDIYDAKTAVDHLSGFNVANRYLIVLYYQQAKMSKKFDQKKKEDEIARMQEKYGVSTKDK